In Marivirga salinae, a single window of DNA contains:
- a CDS encoding four helix bundle protein, with amino-acid sequence MKSQNIIQLKSYQFALEVIKIAQLLKKETHFEISSQILRSGTSVGANVEEAIGAQSRKDFIAKLSISYKEARETHYWLRLIKDSGLLEPNKALLMIEKCEEILKIIGSIQKTIKAKTE; translated from the coding sequence ATGAAATCGCAAAATATCATTCAATTAAAAAGTTATCAATTTGCTTTAGAAGTTATTAAGATTGCTCAGTTATTAAAAAAGGAAACACATTTTGAAATATCTTCTCAAATATTAAGGTCAGGTACTTCAGTTGGGGCAAATGTGGAAGAAGCAATTGGCGCTCAATCAAGAAAGGATTTTATAGCAAAACTATCAATTTCATATAAAGAAGCTAGAGAAACACATTATTGGTTAAGGTTAATTAAAGATTCTGGCTTATTAGAACCTAATAAAGCATTACTAATGATAGAGAAATGTGAAGAAATATTAAAAATCATTGGTTCAATACAAAAAACTATAAAAGCGAAAACGGAATAA
- the era gene encoding GTPase Era: protein MSENQHKAGFVSIVGKPNVGKSTLMNALVGERLSIITSKAQTTRHRIMGILSGEDFQIVYSDTPGILSPQYELHNSMMRFVKAALEDADIMLFVTDLYEKYEEGDVLIDRIKNSGVPIILIMNKIDQSKGSQAEDKMKYWAEIIEPDHQIMVSALEKVNIDGLFNKLIDLLPVHPPYFPKEEMTDKPEKFFVEEIIREKIFQNYKKEVPYSCEVVVTEFKEDEKIIRIRAEIYVERKSQKGIIIGKGGEALKKVGIESRKDLETFFNKQIHLETFVKVEQDWRKKDLKLKRFGY from the coding sequence ATGTCAGAAAATCAGCACAAAGCCGGATTTGTAAGTATAGTAGGTAAGCCAAATGTGGGAAAATCCACTTTAATGAATGCTTTAGTTGGTGAACGCCTTTCTATTATTACTTCTAAAGCTCAAACGACCCGTCATAGAATTATGGGGATTTTGAGTGGGGAAGACTTTCAAATCGTTTATTCTGATACGCCCGGCATTTTAAGTCCGCAATACGAGCTGCATAATTCCATGATGCGATTTGTAAAAGCTGCCTTGGAAGATGCCGATATCATGCTATTTGTAACGGATTTATATGAAAAATATGAAGAGGGCGATGTATTGATTGATAGAATCAAGAATAGTGGTGTTCCTATTATACTGATCATGAATAAAATTGATCAGTCGAAAGGTTCTCAAGCAGAGGATAAGATGAAATATTGGGCTGAGATTATTGAGCCGGATCATCAAATTATGGTTTCGGCTTTAGAAAAGGTCAATATTGATGGGCTTTTCAATAAATTGATAGATTTATTGCCTGTTCATCCGCCATATTTCCCCAAAGAAGAAATGACGGATAAACCAGAAAAATTCTTTGTGGAGGAAATTATCAGAGAAAAAATATTTCAAAATTATAAAAAAGAAGTTCCTTACAGCTGTGAGGTAGTAGTAACTGAATTTAAGGAAGATGAGAAAATCATCAGAATTAGAGCTGAAATTTATGTAGAAAGAAAATCCCAAAAGGGGATTATCATAGGCAAAGGAGGAGAAGCACTAAAAAAAGTAGGTATTGAATCCCGTAAGGATTTAGAAACCTTTTTCAATAAGCAAATCCACCTTGAGACCTTTGTAAAAGTGGAGCAAGACTGGAGGAAGAAAGACTTGAAGTTGAAACGATTTGGATACTGA
- a CDS encoding phosphoadenylyl-sulfate reductase, whose product MDSIKGFSLADFENYSIEDRVRWVFDHFAEDEILMTSSFGSSSALLLHLIHKISPKHPIYFLDTGYHFEETKAYKEKLQTQLGLNVKTIGAPKNKHRFTEENYTYQHNQDLCCFINKVEPLAALRESHKIWLSGLFKYQNENRKNLTFFDQKENILKVYPLLDMTPEEVHAYFFIHELPSHKLVAKGYSSIGCTHCTVKGNGREGRWAGNAKVECGIHL is encoded by the coding sequence ATGGACAGCATCAAGGGGTTTTCGCTTGCTGATTTTGAAAACTATTCCATAGAAGATAGGGTGCGCTGGGTATTCGATCATTTTGCTGAGGACGAGATTCTGATGACTTCCTCTTTTGGGAGTTCATCTGCTTTGCTTTTGCATTTGATTCATAAAATTAGTCCCAAGCACCCCATTTATTTTTTGGATACAGGCTATCATTTTGAAGAAACCAAAGCCTATAAAGAAAAACTTCAAACTCAATTGGGCTTAAATGTAAAAACGATTGGGGCACCCAAAAATAAGCATCGCTTTACGGAAGAAAATTATACCTATCAGCATAATCAGGATTTATGCTGCTTTATTAATAAAGTGGAGCCATTGGCAGCATTGCGCGAATCCCATAAAATATGGTTGTCGGGCTTGTTTAAATACCAAAACGAGAACCGCAAAAACCTGACTTTTTTCGATCAAAAAGAAAATATTTTAAAGGTCTATCCGCTATTGGATATGACCCCAGAAGAGGTGCACGCCTATTTTTTTATACACGAACTGCCCAGCCACAAATTAGTGGCAAAAGGTTATAGCTCTATCGGATGTACGCATTGTACCGTGAAAGGGAATGGTAGGGAAGGAAGATGGGCAGGAAATGCTAAGGTGGAATGTGGGATTCATTTGTAG
- a CDS encoding precorrin-2 dehydrogenase/sirohydrochlorin ferrochelatase family protein, protein MSHRSEENHLFPAFLKLDKIQTLVVGGGYVGWEKLQALLKNDQEANVKIVAPEIRNEIREIAVVHPAIKLVEKKYAPSDLEGINLVIGATNFYEVNQQIYLDAKTKGILVNVADTPELCDFYLGSTVKKGNLKIGISTNGKSPTFAKRLRVILEEVLPDNTDEILQNLAEIRKGLKGDFEKKMEVLNEITASFVHDKKEN, encoded by the coding sequence ATGTCACACAGATCTGAAGAAAACCATTTGTTCCCTGCTTTTCTAAAACTGGATAAAATCCAAACGCTGGTAGTGGGTGGAGGATATGTAGGCTGGGAGAAACTGCAGGCTTTATTAAAAAATGATCAAGAAGCCAATGTAAAAATAGTAGCTCCTGAAATTAGGAATGAGATTAGGGAAATTGCAGTGGTTCACCCCGCCATTAAGTTGGTTGAAAAGAAATATGCGCCAAGCGATTTGGAAGGCATTAATCTGGTGATAGGTGCCACTAATTTTTATGAAGTGAACCAGCAAATTTATCTGGATGCCAAGACAAAAGGAATTTTAGTGAATGTGGCCGATACTCCCGAACTCTGTGATTTTTACCTGGGGAGCACTGTAAAAAAAGGTAATCTGAAAATCGGGATTTCCACCAATGGGAAATCGCCCACATTTGCAAAAAGGCTAAGGGTAATTTTGGAAGAAGTGCTGCCCGATAATACGGATGAGATCCTGCAAAATCTGGCAGAGATTAGAAAAGGTTTAAAAGGTGATTTTGAGAAAAAAATGGAGGTGCTAAATGAAATCACTGCCTCCTTTGTACACGATAAAAAGGAAAATTGA
- the cobA gene encoding uroporphyrinogen-III C-methyltransferase, whose translation MEKKLSLVGAGPGDPDLISVKGIKTLAQADVVLYDALVHPELLNYAPSKALKIYVGKRAGKHSYKQEEINKLIIENVFSHGHVVRLKGGDPFIFARGKEEIDYAESFGIATQVVPGISSINLAGMYGLPLTTRGVNESFWVVTATTKSGGLSRDVAKVAETTATAVFLMGLRKAAAISTAYALQDKADLPAAIVSNGSLANATVYRTTVGQLAHTISEQKVASPGIILVGESVAQQNDFSTIKNLQQHVTQI comes from the coding sequence ATGGAAAAGAAATTAAGTTTAGTAGGTGCTGGGCCGGGAGATCCGGATCTGATCAGTGTGAAAGGAATCAAAACATTGGCGCAGGCTGATGTGGTATTATATGATGCTTTGGTGCATCCCGAATTATTAAATTATGCACCATCAAAAGCATTGAAAATCTATGTAGGAAAGCGAGCAGGAAAGCACAGCTATAAACAGGAAGAAATCAATAAGCTGATTATTGAAAATGTGTTTAGCCATGGGCATGTAGTTAGATTAAAAGGAGGAGACCCTTTTATTTTCGCAAGAGGAAAAGAGGAAATTGATTATGCCGAGAGTTTCGGGATTGCCACTCAAGTGGTGCCCGGTATCTCCAGTATCAATTTAGCAGGGATGTACGGTCTACCTTTAACCACTAGGGGTGTGAACGAAAGCTTTTGGGTAGTGACGGCTACCACCAAAAGCGGGGGTTTATCCCGGGATGTAGCCAAAGTAGCGGAAACTACCGCCACGGCAGTCTTTTTAATGGGTTTACGAAAAGCTGCGGCTATTAGTACGGCTTATGCACTGCAAGACAAAGCCGATTTGCCTGCTGCCATTGTTTCCAATGGCTCTTTGGCAAATGCTACAGTTTATCGGACAACGGTAGGGCAATTAGCGCATACTATTAGCGAGCAAAAAGTGGCTTCTCCAGGGATCATCTTAGTAGGGGAGTCGGTAGCACAGCAAAATGATTTTTCCACTATCAAAAACTTACAGCAGCATGTCACACAGATCTGA